Sequence from the Oligoflexia bacterium genome:
TTTTATTGATTATTATCGCCGCTATAGGATTTGCGAGCGTTTCTAATGCCGAATCAACGTCTTTAAATGACAAGATTATTATTGAGAGAATGATTCTATCCCAACTTCAATCTCAATTATCAAGCCTTAAAACTGAGCACGACAAACTTGCAAAAGCTATTGTGACCAATGATGCTCGTGATAAAAATGCACCAAAAATTGAGGTTTATAAAAAATTGATCCTTGAAAAAGAAATTGAAATTCGATACCAAAATGCAAAATTGCAGGAATTAGTTAACGCTGAAGAGCAGGAATTAGTTAACGCTGAAACTGAAAATTCAGCCAATGAAGCCGGGGTAAGGGGCTTCACCAGTTCAAGAGTACCGCGCGGAGTAAGGGGAACACCCAGAGTAATCGGGAATCTCGGAGTTACGGGCAAGGGAGACATAATTCCAAAAATCGCTCCAAAATTTGCCTGTGGTTCACCCACTGGAAAACTTTCTTCTGATACTTCCAATGAACTTCCGCTAGAACATTGCGATCTTCAAGCGAGAAAATTTGGAAGTGCAGATGCAACAAAAGCAAAACCTACTGGCGAGTCACCACTCTCTCGCGAGAAATAACCAAAAGAATTATTAATTGTGATTGTTAATAAACAAGGCGGCGGCGGGTTTGACCGATGGACCAGTTTGTAAACAAAATGGCCATGATTACTAAAATTAATAGATTGATCCACAGCGAATGATCCCAACGACCTAAGAAAAGTTCTCGAGAAACTTTTACGCCGTGAGTGAGTGGCAATACCCACGCCATGGCTTGTGCCCATTTTGGCAATTGCGATAATGGAAAAAATGTTCCGGCAAGGAGTGACATGGGAGTGACAACGATTGAGAAAAAATAAGTAAATGAATCATAATCACGAGCATAACTTGTTACAACCATCGACATAGCGCTAATACACCAGGCAAGTAATAGTAAAACAGGAAGTGCAAGCCACGCTTGCCAGTGATGTATCATTCCTAAAACCAAAAATACGGTCATAACACCTAAAACACCAAAAAAAGCTTTGCTCGCACCCCAAAAAATTTCTCCAGCTACAACTTCTTCTACAGAAACGGGGGTCATCATTATTGTTTCATATGTTTTTTGAACACGTAATTTTGTGAAGCTTGAATAAGTAGATTCAAAAACAGCACCTTGCATTGCTGTTGTGCATAGAATTGCTGGTGCTAAAAACATCAAATACGGAACCCCATCAATTTTACCGACAAAAAACCCAAGGCCATAACCAAAAGCCACAATGTAAAGTAAAGGTTCAGTGAAACTCCAAAAGATAGAGGCTATGAAAAATTTTTTGAAATAGAAAAAATCTCTGTACCAAACACGATATGCGCCGATTCCTAATTTAGGAAATGTTATCATATCTCTCCACATGGTTTTAAAA
This genomic interval carries:
- a CDS encoding ABC transporter permease, which gives rise to MIRLQGFKTMWRDMITFPKLGIGAYRVWYRDFFYFKKFFIASIFWSFTEPLLYIVAFGYGLGFFVGKIDGVPYLMFLAPAILCTTAMQGAVFESTYSSFTKLRVQKTYETIMMTPVSVEEVVAGEIFWGASKAFFGVLGVMTVFLVLGMIHHWQAWLALPVLLLLAWCISAMSMVVTSYARDYDSFTYFFSIVVTPMSLLAGTFFPLSQLPKWAQAMAWVLPLTHGVKVSRELFLGRWDHSLWINLLILVIMAILFTNWSIGQTRRRLVY